The Sphingomicrobium aestuariivivum DNA window GCGAGCAGTCGGGGCATATCATCCTGACCGATCACGCCACCACCGGCGACGGCCTCGTCGCGGGGCTGCAGGTGCTCGCCGCGATGGTCGCGGCCGACAAGCCTGCCTCCGAGATGCTTAACCAGTTCGACACCATTCCGCAGTACCTGAAAAATGTGCGCTACGCGGGCGGCAACCCGCTCGCCGATGCGCGCGTGAAGCAGGCGATCGAAGAGGCCGAGGCCGCGCTTGCCTCGGACGGCCGGATGGTGATCCGCAAGTCGGGCACCGAACCGCTCGTCCGGGTCATGGCCGAGGGGGAAGATGCCGCGAAGGTCGAACAGTGGGTCGACCATGTTTGCGCGGCGGTGAAAGAGGTTACATGAACCAGAGGGCGACACCGGTTATCCTGACGATTGCGGGATCGGATAGCGGCGGCGGGGCAGGGATCCAGGCCGACGTGCGCACCATCACGATGCTCGGCGCGCATCCGGCGACCGCGATCACCGCGATCACCGCGCAGAACACGATGGGCGTCCACGCCATCCACCCGGTGCCCGCCGAAACCGTGCTCGACCAGATCGACGCGGTGCTCGCCGATTTCCCCGTCAGCGCGATCAAGGTCGGCATGACCGGCAGCGCCTTCACCACCCGCGCCATCGCCCAGCGGCTGCGCGAGCTCGACGGCAAGATCCCGATCATCGTCGATCCGGTGATCGTCGCCACCGCAGGCGACCGCCTCGCCGATGAGGCGACGGTCGAGGCATTGGGCGAACTGTTCGAGATCGCCACCCTGTCGACGCCGAACATGCCCGAAGTGGTGACGCTGACGGGCGAGGAAGACCCCATCGCCGGTGCGCTCCAGCTGGTCGGCAGGCACGGCTCGCCCGTGCTGCTGACGGGCGGGCACGAAGAGGGCGAGGCGCTCGCCGACGCGCTCATCGAGGATGACAATATCACCAGCTGGCAGGGCACGCGCATCGAGACCCGCCACGACCATGGCACCGGCTGCACGCTGTCGGCCGCCATCGCCGCCTTTGTCGGCGGGGGTGTCGGCCTCAACGAGGCGATCGACCGCGCGCGCATGTTCGTGCGCATGGGCCTGCACGAGGCGCCGGGCCTCGGCGAGGGGCATGGCCCGCTCGGCATTTCGCGCATTCGCATGGATGTGGGCGCCACCGGCCGCGACGTCGCGCCGCGCCTCAACCAGCTCACCGTCACCGGCACCGACTATGACAAGATGGTCGACTTCTACCGGCGCATCGGCCTTCGCCAGATCGTCGACAGCCCCGACAACCAGTACGCCCGCTTCGAAACGGGCGGGGGCGCGACCTTCTCGGTGCAGTGCGATCCCGACGCGCCGGTCGCGGAGAATTTCGCGGTCTATTTCGAATGCGACGACCTCGACACCCGTGTCGAGCGGCTCGCGCGCGAAGGGCTGCCCTTCGAGCATGGCCCGCGCGCCCAGCCTTGGATGTGGCGCGAGGCGCGGCTGCGCGATCCCGCCGGCAACACGGTGTTCCTCTACAAGGCGGGCGAGAACCGCCGCTATCCGCCGTGGCGGATGGGCGAGGACCAGGAGGAAATGCCCTCGTGATCGCCACCTTTTTCGAGTGGAAGATCAAGGCAGGGATGGAAGAGCAGTTTCGCGATGGCTGGGCGGCGATCACGAAGATGCTGCATCCTGCCGGTAGTTACGGCTCGTCGCTCTTCACCAACGACAAGGGGCACTATTGCGCCTTTGCGTTGTGGCCGGACCGCGAGACCCGCGACAAGGCCTTCGCGCCCTATCTCGAAGCGCCGACCGAGCATCATGCGAAGATGCGCGCTGCGGTCGAGGACACCTTTCATCGCATGGACCTTGATTGCGTCGAGGAAATGTGGCGCCTTCCGGAGCATGTGGCGCGGGGCTGATCAGTGATTGTCGGGGTGGATGAAGCCGGTCGGGGGCCGCTTGCGGGACCCGTGGTGGCGGCTGCCGTGCACCTGTGCGGCACGCCTATTCGCGGTCTTGATGACAGCAAGAAGCTCAAGGCCGAAAAGCGCGCCGTGTTGGCCGAGCGCATCCGTACCCGCTGCAAGGTGGGTGTCGGCATCGCCTCGGTCGAGGAAATCGACGAATATAATATCCTCAACGCCACCATGCTGGCGATGGCCCGCGCGGTGGAGGAGTGTTGCGCCGCACTCGGCTGCGATCCGGCCGAGATCCTCATCGACGGCAATCTCACCCCCGAAGGGCGGCGTGCCGAGTGGCGCTGGGCCGGCGCGCGCGCGATCATCGGCGGCGATGCCCGCGAGAAATGCATCGCCGCGGCCTCGATCATCGCCAAGGAAACGCGCGATGCGATGATGGCCGATTACGAGATCGTGCATCCAGGCTACGGCTTCGGCCGGCACAAGGGATATGGCACCGCGGCGCATCTGGCGGCGCTCCGGAAAAAGGGCCCGAGCCCGCTGCATCGCCGCAGTTTCGCGCCGGTCGCACAGCTCTGCCTCATTTAATCGGCGGTTGAGTCTTTAGAGTCACACCACAAGGGGTTGAGTCCCCGCGATTCCGCCGGACTCAATATCTTGTGGTTAAGGCGCTCATGAGTCCGTTTGACCGCCCCATGCGTTAAAAGCCTGATTCTCCGCCGAATCTTGACCGCGAATCATGGTTGATTCAGGGGTCGAGGTCCGTTGTGAAAAGGACCGGGCATGAACGAACTGACCCCCATCGAGGCCTTCTGCGATCCCGAACTGGCGCAGGTGAAGCGCAAGCGGGCGCCGAAGAAGGTGCTGCCGCTCGACCAGATCGTCGAGGGCGACTGCATCGCCGCGATGGCGCGCATGCCCGACAAGTCGGTCGACCTCATCTTCGCCGACCCGCCCTATAACCTGCAGCTTGGCGGCAACCTCATCCGTCCCGAAGGCGGCAAGGTCGATGCCTGCGATGATGAATGGGACCGGTTCGAAAGTTTCCAGGCCTATGACGATTTCACCCGCGACTGGCTCGCGGAGGCGCGCCGCATCCTCAAGGACGACGGCTCGATCTGGGTGATCGGCAGCTATCACAACATCTTCCGCTGCGGCGCGATCCTGCAGGACATGGGCTACTGGATCCTCAACGACATCATCTGGCGCAAGACCAACCCCATGCCCAATTTCCGCGGCACGCGCTTCACCAATGCCCATGAAACGCTGTTGTGGTGCGCCAAGTCCGAAAAGTCGAAATACAAGTTCAACTATCGCGCGATGAAGGCCCTCAACGAGGACCTGCAGATGCGCTCCGACTGGTCGATCCCGATCTGCTCGGGGGGCGAGCGGCTAAAGGACGATGCGGGCGACAAGGTCCATCCGACGCAGAAACCCGAGGCGCTGCTCTATCGCGTGCTCCTCGCCTGCACCAAGCCGGGCGATGTCGTGCTCGATCCCTTCTTCGGCACCGGCACGACCGGCGCGGTGGCCAAACGCCTCAACCGCCGCTGGATCGGGCTCGAGCGCGAGCGCGACTATATCGAGGCCGCGACGAAGCGGATCGAGGGCGAAATGCCCTTGGATGAGAGCCAGATGACGATGATCGCCGAGAAGCGCTCGGCCCCGCGCGTAGCCTTCGGCCAGCTGGTCGAAAATGGCATGATCGAGCCGGGCACCATCCTGCAGGACGCCAAGGGGCGCTGGCAGGCCAAGGTCGGCCTCGACGGCAGCCTGACCTGCGGCGAGATCTCCGGCTCCATCCACCAGGTCGGCAAGACGGTGCAGGGCGCGCCCTCGTGCAACGGCTGGACCTTCTGGAAGATCGAGGTGGACGGCGAATGGCGGGACATCGATCTCTTGCGCCAGCGCCATATCGCCACCCTCGGCTAGGCCATGACGCGCACCATCCTCCGTCCCACCGGTTTCGTCGATGCGCCCTTCGGCCATGACGGCAAGGTCGCGCGGCTCGCGGGCGGCATGCTGTGGTTCGCCAGCGTCGAACTGCTGGAGCTCGACGATGCCAATCGCCTGACGGGTAGTGAACTGGTGCCGGTCGAGGGGGTGGAAGATCGTTTCGACGAGGACATGGCGGCGCAATGGGCGGCGATCACGCGGCCCCGTGCGGCGCTGCAGCTCGGGCAGCGGACGATCCCGCTCGACCAGCCGCGCGTGATGGGCATCCTCAACGTCACGCCCGACAGTTTTTCGGACGGCGGCGAGCATGACACGGTCGATGCCGCCTGCTTTGCCGGTGCCGACATGGCGACCGCGGGGGCGGCGATCCTCGACGTGGGCGGCGAGAGCACGCGTCCGGGCGCGCGTACCGTTTGGGAAGGCGATGAGGTCGAACGCGTCGCGCCCGTCATCGAGCGGCTCGTGAAGGGCGGCAATGCGGTGTCGGTCGACACGCGCAAGGCGGGGGTGATGGAACGCGCGCTCCAGCTCGGCGCGCATATGATCAACGATGTCTCGGCGCTGGGCTGGGACGAGCGTTCGGCCGAAGTGGCGGCGGCGTCGGATGTGCCCGTCGTGCTGATGCACGCGCAGGGCGACCCGCAGGTGATGCAGGACAATCCGTCCTACGACGATCCGCTGGTCGACATCTGGCTCTGGCTTGAGGATCGCATCCAATGGGCGGAGCAGCGCGGGATCGAACGCTCGCGCATCATCCTCGATCCGGGCATCGGCTTTGGCAAGACGGTGCAGCACAATCTTGCGCTGATGAATGGCCTCGCGGCTTTCCACGGCCTCGGTTGCCCGCTGCTGCTGGGCGCGAGCCGCAAGCGCATGATCGGTGCATTGTCGGGCGAGGCACCGGCGGACCAGCGGCTTGGGGGGAGCCTCACGCTCGCGCTCAAGGCCGCCGATCAAGGTGCGCAGATCATCCGCGTCCATGACGTACCCGAGACGGTGCAGGCGCTGAAGGTCTGGCGCGGCCTCAAGGACGAGGCGCTGACCCCGAAGCTGCCGCTCTAGAGGACCGCGCCGCCGTCGCTGGTGAGCACGCTGCCGGTGATGGTGGCGGCATCGTCCGACAGGAGGAAGGCGACCTGCTTTGCGATCTCCTCGGGGCGGGCATAACGGCCGAGCGGGACCATCGCGCCCATGGCGGCGATCTGTTCGTCGCGGTCCTTTTCCCGATCGAGCATCGGGTTCCAGATCGGTGTATCGACCCCGCCCGGCGCGATGGCGTTGACGCGAATGCGGCGCTTTGCCGCCTCGACCGCGGCGATCTTCGTGAGATGGACGAGCGCGGCCTTCGAGGTGCCATAGGCGGCGGTGTGGGCATAGGCCTTGAGCGCGCTGGCCGAGCTCATGGTGACGATGCTGCCGCCCTCGTTCATCGCCGCCAGCGCGGCCTTCAGCGTCAGGAAGGCGCCATCGAGATTGACCGCCATCGTGCGGCGCCATTCCTCGAAGGAGAGATGGGCGATGGGAGCGGCGGTGCCGACACCGGCGTTCACGATCGCGCCATCGAGCGCGCCGAGGTCGGCGGCCTCCCAGAAGGCGGGATCGGCGACATCGCCCTGCAGTATGACGTGATCGCCCAAGGGCGGCACGATCGGCTCGAGGTCGGTGAGGACAAGCCGCGCGCCCTTGGCGGCAAGATGCGCGGCGCAGGCCTTGCCGATCCCGGAGGCGGCGCCGGTGATGAGGATGCGGGTCATGGCCTCAAGGGCTAGGGCGCTCAGGCGGCGGTGTCGATCCCGAGGTCGCCAAGTTTTCGATAGAGCGTCGAGCGACCGATGCCGAGACGGCGCGCCACCTCGGTCATGCGCCCGCGATAATGGCCGATGGCGAGGCGGATGAGATCGGCCTCGATGTCGGACAAGGTGCGAATATGGCCGTCGTCATCGAAGATGGTGACGGGACCGGCGCCCGCGAGTGCCTGGTCGCTGCTCGCCTTCGACAACTCGGTGCGCGCGTCCGACTTGCGACCGGTGAAGCGCGACTGGATGGCGATATGCGGGAAATCGTCGGCGGTCAGGCTGTTGCCCTCGCAGGCGACCGCGGCGCGGAACAGGACGCTGCCGAGCTGGCGCAAATTGCCGGGCCAGCCGTAGCGCATCAGCACCGCGAGCGCGTCATTGCCGATCGACAACGGGCGCATGCCCGGCTGCTCGGCGATGCGGGCGAGGAAATGACGGGCGAGGGCGGGGATGTCGCTCGACCGTTCGCGCAGCGGCGGCAGGATGACGACCGTATTTTCCACGCGGTCCTTGAGGCGCGTGTCGAAGTCGGCGGGCAGAGGACGGTTCGAGGTGGCGATCAGGCGCACGTCGACGCTGGACGAGCCGTTGCAGCCGACGGGGCGCACCTCGCCGGTGGCCAGCGTGCGGTCGAGCGCATTCTGCGTCTCGGCGGGCAGGCGGGCGATATTCTTGACGAGGAGCGTGCCTTCATTGGCCTCGCACAGGCGCCCGGTCTTTTCGGAAAAGGCACCGGGGAAGGCTCCCGCGACATGGCCGAACAACTCGCTGTCGATCGACTTTTCGCTGACCA harbors:
- the thiD gene encoding bifunctional hydroxymethylpyrimidine kinase/phosphomethylpyrimidine kinase, which gives rise to MNQRATPVILTIAGSDSGGGAGIQADVRTITMLGAHPATAITAITAQNTMGVHAIHPVPAETVLDQIDAVLADFPVSAIKVGMTGSAFTTRAIAQRLRELDGKIPIIVDPVIVATAGDRLADEATVEALGELFEIATLSTPNMPEVVTLTGEEDPIAGALQLVGRHGSPVLLTGGHEEGEALADALIEDDNITSWQGTRIETRHDHGTGCTLSAAIAAFVGGGVGLNEAIDRARMFVRMGLHEAPGLGEGHGPLGISRIRMDVGATGRDVAPRLNQLTVTGTDYDKMVDFYRRIGLRQIVDSPDNQYARFETGGGATFSVQCDPDAPVAENFAVYFECDDLDTRVERLAREGLPFEHGPRAQPWMWREARLRDPAGNTVFLYKAGENRRYPPWRMGEDQEEMPS
- a CDS encoding ribonuclease HII, coding for MIVGVDEAGRGPLAGPVVAAAVHLCGTPIRGLDDSKKLKAEKRAVLAERIRTRCKVGVGIASVEEIDEYNILNATMLAMARAVEECCAALGCDPAEILIDGNLTPEGRRAEWRWAGARAIIGGDAREKCIAAASIIAKETRDAMMADYEIVHPGYGFGRHKGYGTAAHLAALRKKGPSPLHRRSFAPVAQLCLI
- a CDS encoding site-specific DNA-methyltransferase → MNELTPIEAFCDPELAQVKRKRAPKKVLPLDQIVEGDCIAAMARMPDKSVDLIFADPPYNLQLGGNLIRPEGGKVDACDDEWDRFESFQAYDDFTRDWLAEARRILKDDGSIWVIGSYHNIFRCGAILQDMGYWILNDIIWRKTNPMPNFRGTRFTNAHETLLWCAKSEKSKYKFNYRAMKALNEDLQMRSDWSIPICSGGERLKDDAGDKVHPTQKPEALLYRVLLACTKPGDVVLDPFFGTGTTGAVAKRLNRRWIGLERERDYIEAATKRIEGEMPLDESQMTMIAEKRSAPRVAFGQLVENGMIEPGTILQDAKGRWQAKVGLDGSLTCGEISGSIHQVGKTVQGAPSCNGWTFWKIEVDGEWRDIDLLRQRHIATLG
- the folP gene encoding dihydropteroate synthase is translated as MTRTILRPTGFVDAPFGHDGKVARLAGGMLWFASVELLELDDANRLTGSELVPVEGVEDRFDEDMAAQWAAITRPRAALQLGQRTIPLDQPRVMGILNVTPDSFSDGGEHDTVDAACFAGADMATAGAAILDVGGESTRPGARTVWEGDEVERVAPVIERLVKGGNAVSVDTRKAGVMERALQLGAHMINDVSALGWDERSAEVAAASDVPVVLMHAQGDPQVMQDNPSYDDPLVDIWLWLEDRIQWAEQRGIERSRIILDPGIGFGKTVQHNLALMNGLAAFHGLGCPLLLGASRKRMIGALSGEAPADQRLGGSLTLALKAADQGAQIIRVHDVPETVQALKVWRGLKDEALTPKLPL
- a CDS encoding SDR family NAD(P)-dependent oxidoreductase, yielding MTRILITGAASGIGKACAAHLAAKGARLVLTDLEPIVPPLGDHVILQGDVADPAFWEAADLGALDGAIVNAGVGTAAPIAHLSFEEWRRTMAVNLDGAFLTLKAALAAMNEGGSIVTMSSASALKAYAHTAAYGTSKAALVHLTKIAAVEAAKRRIRVNAIAPGGVDTPIWNPMLDREKDRDEQIAAMGAMVPLGRYARPEEIAKQVAFLLSDDAATITGSVLTSDGGAVL
- a CDS encoding sigma-54-dependent transcriptional regulator, which encodes MREPTVRSLLLVDSNADERRLVSTVAQRADWMVVGAADLETATGLLQGPHGREVRAAILSSWDSATGPRLLEALREERPDLPVIVLADEGSVELAVDAMRAGASDYLSKPVAPERLLEALNTHADRRRPGGELAPLSEKLDVELSLEQLVGAAPQFRSALAVAAKAARNRLPVLIVGEPGTGKESFARAIHQASLRARGPLVPLDAKLVSEKSIDSELFGHVAGAFPGAFSEKTGRLCEANEGTLLVKNIARLPAETQNALDRTLATGEVRPVGCNGSSSVDVRLIATSNRPLPADFDTRLKDRVENTVVILPPLRERSSDIPALARHFLARIAEQPGMRPLSIGNDALAVLMRYGWPGNLRQLGSVLFRAAVACEGNSLTADDFPHIAIQSRFTGRKSDARTELSKASSDQALAGAGPVTIFDDDGHIRTLSDIEADLIRLAIGHYRGRMTEVARRLGIGRSTLYRKLGDLGIDTAA